In Bacillus thermozeamaize, one genomic interval encodes:
- a CDS encoding stage V sporulation protein D — MRISQSLISRRLFICLVAALLLFSVLIGRLAYVQLIRGEWLTEKAHQLWNREIPFEPMRGRILDRNGEVLADNVSAPSVLAIPAQIKEPKKVAAALGEVLGMEEERLYQLLTKRQLMVRIVPEGRRISPEKAQQVRALKLPGIVIAEDSKRYYPHGTFASHVLGFTGVDNQGLAGLEYAYDELLRGTKGSISFLADARGREIPDQDEGYHPPKDGYDLILTLDQSIQSFIERELDQAMLQYDADHALAIAMNPNTGEILGMASRPHYHPGEFQRYPQEVYNRVLPIWMAYEPGSTFKIITLAAALEEHKLNLDESFFDPGYAVVAGVRIRCWKAGGHGHQSFLEVVENSCNPGFIEIGQRLGKDLLFKYIRDFGFGSKTGIDLNGEASGILFPLERVGPVELATTSFGQGVSVTPIQQVSAVAAAINGGRLMKPHIAKQIQDPETGEVIQRFEPEFIRQVISPETSEKVRMALESVVAKGTGSNAFIDGYRVGGKTGTAQKVGAGGQYLQNNHIVSFMGFAPADDPQIVVYVAVDNPKGIQFGGVVAAPIVRNILEDSLHYLRVQPRKEQIRKERRPNEQPLVEVPDLIGASVQELQLSQFGFRLETYGEGDTVINQAPKAGVKVAPYATIRVYLGDGKRDDK; from the coding sequence CGGATTTTGGATCGCAATGGGGAGGTGCTGGCCGATAACGTGAGCGCCCCCTCCGTGCTGGCGATTCCTGCACAAATCAAGGAACCGAAAAAGGTGGCGGCCGCCCTGGGAGAAGTGCTGGGAATGGAGGAAGAGCGTCTTTATCAGCTGCTGACGAAGCGGCAGTTGATGGTGCGAATCGTCCCGGAAGGCAGGCGCATCAGTCCGGAAAAGGCGCAGCAAGTGAGGGCGTTGAAACTTCCCGGCATCGTCATCGCCGAAGACAGCAAGCGATACTACCCGCATGGCACGTTCGCCTCCCATGTGTTGGGCTTCACTGGTGTCGACAATCAAGGCTTGGCGGGCCTGGAGTATGCATATGATGAGTTGTTGCGGGGAACAAAGGGGAGCATTTCGTTTTTAGCGGATGCCCGTGGACGTGAAATTCCCGATCAGGATGAGGGATACCATCCGCCAAAAGACGGGTACGATCTCATTCTCACGCTGGATCAGTCGATTCAATCCTTTATCGAACGGGAATTGGATCAAGCCATGCTGCAGTATGACGCCGATCATGCCCTGGCCATTGCCATGAATCCTAATACCGGTGAGATCCTGGGAATGGCCAGCCGGCCCCATTATCATCCTGGCGAGTTCCAGCGATACCCGCAAGAGGTGTACAACCGCGTGCTGCCCATCTGGATGGCGTATGAGCCAGGCTCCACATTCAAAATCATCACGCTGGCGGCCGCCCTTGAGGAGCACAAGTTGAATCTTGACGAATCCTTTTTCGATCCCGGCTATGCGGTTGTGGCTGGCGTGAGAATCCGGTGCTGGAAGGCGGGAGGACATGGCCATCAATCGTTTCTGGAAGTGGTGGAAAACTCTTGTAACCCCGGATTCATTGAAATCGGCCAGCGGCTCGGAAAAGATCTGCTTTTCAAATACATCCGTGATTTTGGTTTTGGCAGCAAGACAGGGATTGATTTAAACGGAGAAGCCTCAGGCATCCTCTTTCCGCTGGAACGCGTCGGTCCGGTCGAGCTGGCCACGACCTCTTTCGGCCAAGGGGTTTCCGTGACGCCTATCCAGCAAGTCAGCGCCGTCGCGGCTGCCATCAACGGAGGTCGGCTGATGAAACCCCATATCGCCAAACAAATCCAAGATCCGGAAACGGGCGAAGTCATTCAGCGTTTTGAACCAGAATTCATCCGGCAGGTGATCTCTCCGGAAACATCCGAAAAAGTGCGGATGGCACTGGAGAGTGTCGTCGCCAAAGGAACAGGGAGCAATGCCTTTATTGACGGCTACCGGGTAGGCGGGAAAACAGGGACGGCACAAAAGGTGGGAGCCGGGGGACAGTACTTGCAAAACAATCACATTGTCTCCTTTATGGGTTTTGCCCCGGCGGATGATCCGCAAATTGTCGTCTATGTCGCAGTAGACAATCCGAAGGGGATCCAGTTTGGGGGTGTGGTGGCGGCTCCGATCGTGCGAAACATCTTGGAAGACAGCCTGCATTACCTGCGCGTCCAGCCGCGGAAGGAGCAGATTCGGAAAGAACGGCGTCCAAATGAGCAGCCGTTGGTCGAGGTGCCTGATTTGATCGGGGCTAGTGTCCAGGAGTTGCAATTGAGTCAATTTGGCTTTCGTTTGGAGACCTACGGAGAAGGGGATACCGTCATCAATCAGGCGCCAAAGGCAGGGGTGAAAGTGGCTCCGTATGCGACGATACGGGTCTACTTGGGAGACGGAAAGAGAGATGACAAATGA